Proteins encoded within one genomic window of Ideonella dechloratans:
- a CDS encoding MraY family glycosyltransferase, translating to MASFVAALGVAWFFTLLVLRVSKRFAHLTNDHDLDGPQKIHASPVPRVGGVGIFLGCLVAIGLAGERSGGWLMACAIPAFGTGLWEDLTKRISPRMRLTATAVSALAAGYLLGALLKRADLWGLDWLLTFTPLAVLLTVLAVAGIANAINIIDGFNGLASMCVVIMLAGIAYVAQAAGDPLVFRLALVGAGAVLGFFLWNYPAGYIFLGDGGAYFLGFYVAELGILLITRNPTVSPLFPLLVCIYPVFETLFSIYRRIVVRGRSPSMPDGIHLHSLVFKRLVRWAVGSSDARLRTRRNSMTSPYLWVLCMLSVFPAVLCWDSTEWLLAFLLLFSTGYVLLYSRIVRFKTPRWMILRR from the coding sequence ATGGCGAGTTTTGTCGCGGCCCTCGGTGTGGCCTGGTTTTTCACGTTGCTGGTTCTGAGGGTGTCCAAGCGGTTTGCTCACCTCACCAACGATCACGATCTGGATGGACCGCAGAAGATCCATGCCTCGCCGGTGCCCCGCGTGGGTGGGGTGGGCATCTTCCTCGGCTGTCTCGTGGCCATCGGGCTGGCGGGCGAGCGTTCGGGCGGTTGGCTGATGGCCTGTGCCATTCCGGCCTTCGGCACCGGGCTGTGGGAGGATCTGACCAAACGCATCAGTCCCCGCATGCGCCTGACGGCCACGGCGGTGTCGGCGCTGGCTGCTGGCTATCTCCTGGGGGCCCTTCTGAAGCGGGCTGACCTCTGGGGGCTGGACTGGCTGCTCACCTTCACCCCGTTGGCGGTGCTGCTCACCGTGCTGGCGGTGGCAGGCATTGCCAACGCCATCAACATCATCGATGGCTTCAACGGCCTGGCCTCGATGTGCGTGGTGATCATGCTGGCCGGGATTGCCTATGTGGCCCAGGCCGCCGGGGATCCCCTGGTGTTCCGACTCGCGCTGGTGGGGGCGGGCGCGGTGCTCGGCTTCTTCCTCTGGAACTACCCTGCAGGCTACATCTTCCTGGGCGATGGCGGGGCCTACTTCCTGGGCTTCTACGTGGCTGAACTCGGCATCCTGCTCATCACCCGCAATCCCACGGTGTCGCCGCTGTTTCCCCTGCTGGTGTGCATCTACCCGGTGTTCGAGACCCTGTTCTCGATCTACCGGCGCATCGTGGTCCGGGGGCGTTCGCCCAGCATGCCCGACGGCATCCACCTGCATTCCCTGGTCTTCAAGCGACTGGTGCGGTGGGCAGTGGGCTCTTCGGACGCGCGTCTGCGCACCCGCCGCAACTCCATGACCTCGCCTTACCTCTGGGTGCTTTGCATGTTGTCCGTCTTTCCAGCGGTGCTGTGCTGGGACAGCACCGAGTGGCTGCTGGCTTTCCTGCTGCTGTTCAGCACCGGCTATGTGTTGCTGTATTCCCGCATCGTGCGCTTCAAGACGCCGCGCTGGATGATCCTTCGGCGCTGA